In Drosophila simulans strain w501 chromosome 3R, Prin_Dsim_3.1, whole genome shotgun sequence, a single window of DNA contains:
- the LOC27207662 gene encoding putative mediator of RNA polymerase II transcription subunit 12 has protein sequence MLVRHLNSLPWALLAVLLLAALKLHVTNAESSGDHKEGEVESSSTESNEIIPREAIQKLDYSVRQALLRAIDKLEQEEAAATESGEESPSSSGSHSLLLRAETSTLPSHREKDEILEESTRGNDPEPVVPTVQFYTATFDEKNAQEQLLSSFIDRSKLWKKTTIRKLNLPAASLSLEPKSTEAEGPENRQLTRSVDSSSSGSVSSNEISHDSGSHEIKFEISNIRKTTTPTTTTSTSTTTTTTPRPRTTRRRTTTTTTTTTTTTPRPTHNEDGENIELVDKQDIRIQEAPLVTAFTVDLDERGTAQKFRPLLAGNQLHQRTAANFAAPQQQQQLPHIGPTITKLNVLETEPPATPLPTQFPPTGSSTSTTQISTSTSAGGGFSTTPAFLASSTSNYVKQEPEPPSVNNYLIERQRALEQQIYQLKVQAQQQQALILRQLKLLEEQTQSRFQGSPIAQPSTLQPQQQQQQQQQQQQQQQLPQVQQQHGPLEAIQTGLQPPTLGGGYSIRPSVEFIPSTHTKTVIYPTYPIEQQLPLRDAVSGHKFALHNGNINANNYQKPPANAVQQIFQNLQQSLQKSNESPQVQPSNQFNFAPAEASQLQALPHNNYKPFQQQPQQQLLLPNYVSNAVFQQQQQQHQQQQQQRARQFRQETGVGNFGLNSNVEIQPSNSFATTIVSQQPGLNSNPSLENQNFYRQHLTPQLSNQLQQNAQQYLQQQQQQQQLQQPKASGDISPALNHGIPQFASQNLHFNGAF, from the exons atgctggTG AGACATTTGAACAGCCTGCCTTGGGCTTTGCTGGCGGTTCTTCTGCTGGCTGCTCTGAAGCTCCATGTGACGAATGCGGAATCCAGTGGCGATCACAAGGAGGGGGAGGTGGAGAGCTCCAGCACAGAGAGCAACGAGATCATTCCGAGGGAGGCCATTCAAAAGCTGGACTACTCCGTGAGGCAGGCTTTACTTCGGGCCATTGATAAGCTGGAACAGGAAGAGGCGGCTGCCACGGAGAGTGGTGAGGAAAGTCCCAGCAGCAGTGGTTCCCATTCCCTGCTTCTGCGAGCAGAGACCTCCACTCTGCCATCGCACCGCGAAAAGGATGAGATTTTGGAGGAGAGCACCAGGGGCAACGACCCGGAGCCAGTGGTGCCCACTGTCCAATTCTACACGGCCACTTTTGACGAGAAGAATGCTCAGGAGCAGCTGCTTTCCTCCTTCATCGATCGCTCCAAGCTGTGGAAGAAGACCACTATCCGGAAACTGAATCTGCCCGCCGCTTCGCTGTCCCTCGAACCGAAGTCCACGGAGGCGGAAGGTCCAGAGAATCGTCAGCTCACCCGGAGCGTGGATAGCTCCAGTTCAGGATCCGTGAGCAGCAATGAGATCTCCCACGACAGCGGCAGTCACGAGATCAAATTCGAGATCAGCAATATAAGGAAGACCACCACACCCACGACCACAACGTCCACGAGTACGACCACGACCACTACGCCCAGACCGCGGACCACCAGACGTCGCACCACCACAACGACGACGACCACGACCACAACCACGCCAAGGCCCACCCACAATGAGGATGGGGAGAACATAGAGCTGGTCGACAAGCAGGACATTCGCATTCAGGAAGCGCCACTCGTGACCGCTTTCACGGTGGATCTGGACGAGCGTGGAACGGCCCAAAAGTTCCGCCCATTGCTGGCGGGCAACCAGCTCCATCAGCGCACCGCCGCCAACTTTGCAgcgccacagcagcagcaacagctgcccCACATCGGACCCACCATCACTAAGCTGAATGTTTTGGAAACAGAGCCGCCGGCTACTCCGCTGCCCACCCAGTTCCCACCCACCGGCAGCAGCACCTCCACCACACAGATCAGCACGAGCACCAGTGCCGGCGGTGGTTTCTCCACCACTCCCGCCTTCCTGGCCAGCTCTACTAGCAATTATGTGAAG CAGGAGCCAGAGCCTCCCAGTGTGAATAACTACCTGATCGAGCGACAGCGAGCTCTGGAGCAGCAGATCTACCAATTGAAGGTGCaggcacaacagcagcaggctcTGATCCTGCGTCAACTGAAGCTGTTGGAGGAGCAGACCCAGAGCCGTTTCCAGGGCTCACCGATTGCCCAACCCAGCACAttgcagccacagcagcaacagcaacagcagcagcagcaacaacagcagcagcaactgccgcaagtacagcagcaacatggtCCGCTGGAGGCCATTCAGACGGGTCTGCAACCGCCTACTTTGGGCGGGGGTTACTCCATAAGACCTTCGGTCGAATTTATACCCAGCACACATACCAAAACTGTTATTTATCCCACATATCCAATTGAGCAGCAATTGCCGCTGCGCGATGCCGTTTCGGGTCATAAATTCGCCCTGCACAATGGCAACATTAACGCGAATAACTATCAGAAGCCGCCAGCGAATGCAGTGCAGCAGATTTTCCAAAATTTGCAGCAATCTCTACAGAAATCGAACGAAAGCCCCCAGGTCCAGCCCTCCAATCAGTTCAACTTTGCACCGGCCGAGGCGTCGCAACTGCAGGCCTTGCCCCATAACAATTACAAGCCATttcaacagcagccgcagcaacagttgctgctgcccaaCTACGTCAGCAATGCGGtgttccagcagcagcagcagcaacatcagcaacagcagcagcaaagggCGCGGCAATTCCGCCAGGAGACGGGAGTGGGTAACTTCGGCTTGAACTCCAATGTGGAGATTCAGCCGAGCAACTCCTTTGCCACCACGATTGTTAGTCAGCAGCCTGGCCTCAATTCCAATCCCAGTCTGGAGAACCAGAACTTCTACAGGCAGCACTTGACGCCCCAGTTGAGCAACCAGTTGCAGCAGAACGCGCAGCAATatctgcagcaacagcaacagcagcaacagttgcagcagcCAAAAGCCAGCGGCGACATTAGTCCAG CTCTCAACCATGGGATACCGCAGTTCGCCTCACAAAACCTGCACTTCAACGGGGCCTTTTGA
- the LOC6729096 gene encoding MOB kinase activator-like 1 yields MDFLFGSRSSKTFKPKKNIPEGTHQYDLMKHAAATLGSGNLRNAVALPDGEDLNEWVAVNTVDFFNQINMLYGTITEFCTEETCGIMSAGPKYEYHWADGLTVKKPIKCSAPKYIDYLMTWVQDQLDDETLFPSKIGVPFPKNFHSSAKTILKRLFRVYAHIYHQHFTEVVTLGEEAHLNTSFKHFIFFVQEFNLIERRELAPLQELIDKLTAKDERQI; encoded by the exons ATGGACTTCTTGTT CGGTTCCCGTTCCAGCAAGACCTTCAAGCCCAAGAAGAACATCCCGGAAGGCACACACCAATATGATCTCATGAAGCATGCGGCAGCCACGCTGGGATCCGGAAACCTGCGCAACGCAGTGGCCCTTCCAGATGGCGAGGATCTCAACGAGTGGGTGGCCGTTAACA CCGTGGACTTCTTCAACCAGATCAACATGCTGTACGGCACCATCACCGAGTTCTGCACCGAGGAGACCTGTGGCATCATGTCGGCTGGTCCGAAATACGAGTACCACTGGGCCGACGGTTTGACCGTAAAGAAGCCCATCAAGTGCAGCGCGCCCAAGTATATAGACTATCTGATGACTTGGGTGCAGGACCAGCTGGACGACGAGACCCTGTTTCCCTCCAAGATCGGTGTGCCGTTTCCAAAGAACTTTCACTCCTCCGCCAAGACCATACTGAAGCGTCTGTTCCGCGTGTATGCGCACATCTACCACCAGCACTTCACAGAGGTGGTGACGCTTGGCGAGGAGGCCCATCTTAACACGTCCTTCAAGCACTTCATCTTCTTCGTGCAGGAGTTCAATCTGATTGAGCGGCGCGAACTGGCCCCGCTGCAGGAGCTCATCGACAAGCTGACGGCTAAGGATGAGCGGCAGATATAG
- the LOC6729098 gene encoding uncharacterized protein LOC6729098 — protein MAIQPNRRKRRHEETTAEQEDDGEVEVPKKLAKESDTPKKKKKKDKTAESIDESKLEITETNPADSTPSKKKSKKSKTSDTSVEQQVEAEMDEDEDEISRDSGIEPEESHIRFPNDFKMMHFRTKLRGNNFITELRHFLHMCSTTRPKLAAKYIEKRGKPLELAEAFERIDKTNLLHVDYLTEALHRVLMEILTNQKSHMESAVHGCRYFLKVHGGVLENQMKSTQLGHRRNALKLLTAIVCVEPQLARQVLNSYDVLSNVIVTQKLLSHEKSEYQCEDTVRKAFIHFILAFLVEGNTLLIRNILDRGQLIGVLAKGLVYDDHVTVCVVLNALRQYVLENPEIQKTKKVLVFDLECCKNLRRLYDWEGPMGLKVMFAKSKHASMMPPNPQEAEAVSAAVHELLLVLLTSRKHGICFDAMTHYRQKQNKLQGRLLGSLFKPYDNPRKVDLVIKTLTACPDLGRNTVRNCSSLLSPVKTKSTDLPKAVMFLAQIINAVPPSALSSAFDKMTLTDFSFWIKELCLPIEALLHITGKKYLSDPDFNLRLAVLRLLLSMMKQYSNYMHAIAVREQSKKAGNSLRKFKFDLLNHLLVHFPTIESILYSLYVFIKQKNLEGVNVLESLSITLDLVMLLCKENRAFVNKTSQILDYLDVLRPLYETDFDKLNQPEELLKIQLELKSIKTILLLFPHSLNPTQPLFGNVFKSFIKAYMLEEKSIKSESGNILSRLFQNTGMFDSCRHEINIWIEALIGFGPATVTNVVEILLTILCLDWRQIELPEQSVADTAIITKNLSKLFAQIEQGQTVQAYVETLTLSKMMPLLLKGVELEEPYDEYVELVFVLLFHYHSKPEIVLQIYEDNLSKHTNYMKSWLPGKGNGKPKKLPHLIFDKWPLLKQMRKVSTESETMPFEQVFKVDDVENNFELQLEEGQTMLLHSSLGNPRRNMIYVQDLLFVFSHFFTSEKLSKPQAELTADFLIKFLQIASQVDGPEEVEESEDEQQDENFTQSMLHYIFTHRLWQLHPTELLSETSESRLNYVIFLRRLVEHCRSLPRFETYTANYRLHLIKTLDIALDTPVDQLGNQQQLDECVKLVDSFEFNSDQCSQMLDLLTTKVQAKDCIPNGKPNHYFDLLIRLLGRMNTLKEPIDCGKSLKLILTFYKDFGELNEQQLEPLELAVLEFLLNYHHHMDECDSEFFACFFTSSRKLSKSAIRLACLLLERQPRLAEKFAELLPSNLEQKDLVYPLLDIALTKNYQIPLPVLQRCYQTYKNGFMKSIEKPQKAALIYRENSEASALLIALCMPKSECFDYCQKQLKLDSVELFQVRVLREIYWQGFAAAKDEKQKATVFVNYINLNVQLLALDLKKQALDLPKLEQISWNCYEWWKTNRTVDLPLDWSRLQKNPQWLNFCKSSLKLALHLGEERLPLQDETNGLVLKLMAFLCDGIFDDYKEDAQQEEDATPTLLYEMICTHSCCFDHLLGKPSETKTQLLHLMEVLARKAPSALQSDHIPVILGSYHAKLSPADRYGLALLEHYERFDVGLDKFRPFIWGESAVAHYALRAADEDVRTRLQQQETNVAQVLALIVRETSEYTIENFPIWRSLHASQQLPSTEFQNPAKKSISFGDNQLEKMVEQGVLDFPQDLRRICPKRETIYDTCYDPAFLLPMMMHCFAPESVVWARWPVQNGLLAITFCGLSSLDKDMRLAAASCQQRYRAHFELSNFYERPLWTQAYENIQAGLADLRNSWLAQRRTHGGTPRVPLIPGLFIAQSFNLSTEPTHLLYKRLMMYLRLKQSFNFQTIPDFNVFFYSQEPEHQQYREFIVELLRCGIKCSADLFLLVSTNTFKVLLGFYGSSLDTLEMNLLLLSVLSTCVKIPGAVKIMLEHVGILSWLIGVIRDTEFHQFDIIEGVISILNNLWYALAASRSELPDYDHIQLRVYRLVLQLLPLLSPRISVPGLGRLLNVLWKTGSACGQHRAVSATQMDTLLECISRQWPDQLASVRYVRSFGSTGACSRSEYCDWLAKDQKLEAPAVLALSSLREFVIDWAQAHKSESDGETKLLAEPTE, from the exons ATGGCCATTCAACCCAATCGAAGGAAAAGGAGGCACGAAGAGACAACTGCTGAGCAAGAGGATGATGGTGAAGTGGAGGTGCCCAAAAAACTGGCCAAGGAGTCTGACACAccgaagaaaaagaaaaagaaggatAAAACTGCGGAATCAATCGATGAATCCAAGCTGGAAATTACTGAAACCAATCCTGCTGACTCCACTCCATCAAAGAAGAAGTCTAAAAAGTCTAAGACATCCGACACAAGTGTAGAACAACAGGTGGAAGCGGAGatggatgaggatgaggatgaaaTAAGTCGCGATTCCGGGATTGAACCCGAAGAATCCCATATCCGCTTTCCCAACGACTTTAAGATGATGCATTTTCGAACCAAGCTTCGCGGCAATAACTTCATAACAG AACTGCGACACTTTCTGCACATGTGCTCCACCACGCGTCCTAAGCTTGCGGCTAAGTACATAGAAAAGCGCGGGAAGCCCTTGGAGTTAGCAGAAGCATTCGAAAGGATCGACAAGACTAATTTATTGCACGTGGACTACCTCACAGAGGCTTTGCACCGAGTTTTGATGGAAATACTTACCAACCAGAAGAGCCACATGGAGTCGGCTGTCCACGGGTGTAGATATTTTCTCAAGGTTCACGGAGGAGTGCTCGAgaatcaaatgaaatcaacGCAGCTAGGCCATCGGCGTAATGCCCTAAAACTGCTCACCGCTATTGTGTGCGTGGAGCCTCAATTGGCTCGCCAAGTTCTGAATTCCTATGATGTGCTTTCCAACGTGATTGTGACGCAGAAATTGCTGTCCCATGAAAAGAGCGAATACCAATGCGAGGATACAGTGCGCAAAGCGTTTATCCACTTTATTTTGGCCTTCCTGGTCGAGGGGAATACGCTACTTATCCGGAACATCCTGGATCGAGGGCAACTAATTGGTGTGCTGGCCAAGGGATTGGTTTACGATGACCACGTTACCGTCTGTGTGGTGCTTAACGCACTACGGCAATATGTGCTGGAGAACCCCGAAATACAGAAGACCAAGAAGGTTCTGGTTTTCGATTTAGAGTGCTGCAAAAATCTGCGTCGCCTCTACGATTGGGAGGGACCCATGGGACTCAAGGTGATGTTCGCTAAATCGAAACATGCTTCTATGATGCCTCCAAACCCACAGGAGGCGGAAGCGGTATCGGCTGCCGTTCACGAGCTTCTGCTGGTCCTTCTGACTTCCCGCAAGCACGGCATCTGCTTTGATGCGATGACGCACTAccgccaaaagcaaaacaagctGCAGGGCAGATTACTTGGTTCTCTATTCAAGCCCTACGATAATCCGCGCAAAGTGGATTTGGTTATTAAAACACTAACTGCTTGTCCAGACTTGGGACGCAATACAGTGAGGAATTGTTCCTCACTGCTCAGTCCGGTCAAAACCAAGTCGACGGATTTGCCCAAGGCTGTTATGTTTCTCGCCCAAATCATTAATGCAGTCCCGCCCAGTGCTCTATCATCAGCATTCGATAAGATGACCCTAACGGATTTCTCATTTTGGATCAAGGAGCTGTGTTTGCCCATCGAAGCTTTGCTTCACATCACGGGTAAGAAGTACTTGAGCGATCCAGACTTCAATTTGAGATTGGCTGTACTGCGCCTGCTGCTTTCCATGATGAAACAGTACAGCAACTATATGCATGCCATTGCGGTCCGAGAGCAATCAAAAAAAGCCGGCAACTCGCTGCGTAAATTTAAGTTCGATTTACTTAACCATCTGCTGGTGCATTTTCCCACTATCGAGTCCATTCTATATTCGCTTTACGTGTTCATCAAACAGAAAAACTTGGAAGGAGTGAATGTACTTGAGAGTTTATCAATCACTTTGGACCTGGTGATGCTTCTGTGCAAGGAGAATCGAGCGTTTGTGAATAAGACAAGTCAGATTCTGGATTATTTGGATGTGTTGCGACCCCTATACGAAACTGATTTTGATAAACTGAATCAACCGGAAGAGCTCTTGAAGATTCAATTAGAACTGAAGTCGATTAAAACCATCCTGCTGCTCTTTCCGCACTCCTTGAACCCAACTCAACCCCTTTTCGGCAACGTATTTAAATCATTCATTAAAGCCTACATGCTGGAggaaaaatcaatcaaatcgGAGTCTGGAAACATATTGAGTCGCCTGTTCCAAAACACAGGGATGTTTGACTCCTGCAGGCATGAGATCAATATCTGGATAGAGGCCCTTATTGGATTTGGTCCCGCTACGGTGACCAACGTTGTAGAGATCCTGCTGACCATACTCTGCTTGGATTGGAGACAGATTGAGCTTCCGGAACAAAGCGTTGCGGATACTGCCATAATCACCAAGAACCTGAGCAAATTGTTTGCTCAAATTGAGCAAGGTCAAACCGTGCAGGCTTATGTGGAAACTCTCACCCTTAGCAAGATGATGCCGCTGTTGCTGAAGGGTGTAGAATTGGAGGAACCATACGACGAATATGTGGAGCTAGTATTTGTTCTGCTTTTCCACTATCACAGCAAGCCGGAAATAGTGCTGCAAATTTACGAGGATAACTTAAGCAAGCACACTAACTATATGAAGAGTTGGCTGCCTGGTAAAGGAAATGGTAAACCAAAGAAACTTCCCCACCTTATATTTGATAAATGGCCCTTGCTTAAGCAAATGCGAAAGGTTAGCACAGAAAGTGAAACCATGCCCTTCGAGCAGGTATTTAAAGTGGACGATGTGGAAAACAACTTCGAGCTACAACTAGAAGAGGGCCAGACAATGTTGTTGCACTCCTCCCTCGGAAATCCACGTCGCAATATGATCTACGTCCAAGATTTGCTTTTCGTTTTTAGCCATTTCTTCACCAGCGAGAAATTAAGTAAACCTCAAGCAGAGCTGACAGCAGATTTTCTTATCAAATTCCTTCAAATTGCCAGTCAGGTAGATGGGCCAGAAGAAGTTGAGGAGTCGGAAGATGAGCAGCAAGACGAAAATTTTACTCAAAGTATGCTGCACTACATATTTACCCATCGTCTGTGGCAATTGCACCCAACTGAATTGCTCAGCGAGACGAGCGAATCTCGCTTAAACTATGTTATCTTCCTTAGGAGATTGGTGGAGCATTGCCGCAGCTTGCCTCGATTCGAGACCTATACTGCCAACTATCGCTTGCACTTGATCAAGACTCTGGATATTGCTTTGGATACACCGGTGGATCAGTTGGGAAATCAACAGCAGCTCGACGAGTGTGTGAAATTGGTGgattcatttgaatttaactCTGATCAATGCTCTCAAATGCTGGACTTGCTAACAACCAAAGTGCAAGCAAAGGACTGCATTCCGAATGGTAAACCAAATCATTACTTTGATCTACTTATACGTTTGTTGGGTCGAATGAACACGTTAAAGGAGCCCATTGATTGCGGGAAGTCATTGAAATTAATCCTGACCTTCTACAAGGACTTCGGCGAGCTGAATGAGCAGCAACTGGAACCATTGGAGTTGGCCGTCTTGGAGTTTTTGCTCAATTACCATCACCACATGGATGAGTGCGACAGTGAGTTCTTTGCCTGTTTCTTTACATCCTCTCGAAAACTCAGCAAATCCGCCATTCGTTTGGCCTGCTTGCTGCTCGAGCGACAGCCCCGATTAGCTGAGAAATTCGCAGAGTTACTACCAAGCAATTTGGAGCAGAAGGATCTGGTGTACCCCCTTCTGGATATTGCTTTGACGAAGAACTACCAGATACCTCTACCAGTGCTTCAACGTTGCTATCAGACCTACAAGAACGGCTTTATGAAGAGCATCGAGAAGCCACAGAAGGCTGCCCTAATCTACCGGGAGAATTCAGAGGCCAGCGCTCTTCTTATTGCACTTTGCATGCCAAAATCTGAGTGCTTCGATTACTGCCAGAAACAACTGAAGCTCGATTCCGTGGAACTCTTCCAGGTGCGAGTCCTGCGGGAGATTTACTGGCAGGGCTTTGCCGCCGCTAAGgatgaaaagcaaaaagccaCCGTCTTTGTTAATTATATAAACCTCAATGTTCAACTGCTAGCACTGGATTTGAAGAAACAGGCTTTGGATCTGCCCAAGCTAGAGCAAATCTCGTGGAACTGTTACGAGTGGTGGAAGACGAATCGGACCGTCGATCTACCCTTGGACTGGAGTCGCTTGCAAAAGAACCCGCAGTGGCTTAACTTCTGCAAGAGTAGCTTAAAGTTGGCCCTTCACCTCGGCGAGGAACGATTGCCACTTCAGGATGAAACAAATGGGCTTGTGCTAAAGCTGATGGCCTTCCTGTGTGATGGAATATTTGATGATTATAAGGAGGATGCacagcaggaggaggatgcAACACCAACACTTCTATACGAAATGATTTGCACGCACTCTTGCTGTTTTGACCATCTCTTAGGCAAGCCAAGTGAAACCAAAACGCAGCTTTTACACCTAATGGAGGTGTTGGCCAGAAAGGCACCTAGTGCCCTGCAATCTGATCACATACCCGTAATCCTTGGCTCCTATCATGCAAAACTGTCTCCTGCGGATCGATATGGATTAGCACTGTTGGAGCACTACGAACGCTTCGACGTGGGCTTGGATAAGTTTAGACCTTTCATTTGGGGCGAAAGTGCTGTGGCCCATTATGCCTTGAGGGCTGCGGACGAGGATGTGCGAACCAGGCTGCAACAGCAGGAGACGAATGTGGCTCAGGTGCTAGCCCTGATTGTTCGAGAGACTAGCGAGTACACCATTGAAAATTTTCCGATTTGGAGGAGCCTCCATGCTAGCCAACAACTACCCTCCACGGAGTTTCAAAATCCGGCAAAGAAATCCATAAGCTTTGGCGACAATCAGTTGGAGAAAATGGTGGAGCAGGGTGTACTCGATTTCCCACAGGATTTACGACGAATTTGCCCGAAGCGCGAGACTATATACGACACCTGCTACGATCCCGCCTTCCTCTTACCCATGATGATGCACTGCTTCGCACCCGAGTCCGTAGTCTGGGCCCGTTGGCCTGTCCAGAATGGATTACTGGCGATCACTTTCTGCGGTCTATCATCTCTGGACAAGGACATGAGACTGGCGGCTGCCAGTTGCCAGCAACGCTATCGTGCTCATTTCGAGCTCTCCAATTTCTACGAGCGCCCGCTGTGGACGCAGGCCTATGAGAACATTCAGGCAGGATTGGCCGATCTGAGAAACTCGTGGCTTGCACAGAGGAGAACGCATGGAGGAACACCTAGGGTTCCTTTGATTCCTGGCCTGTTTATCGCTCAAAGCTTTAATTTGAGCACAGAGCCAACACATCTGCTGTACAAGCGACTGATGATGTATCTGCGGCTGAAACAGAGCTTCAACTTCCAGACGATACCCGACTTCAATGTTTTCTTCTACTCCCAGGAACCAGAGCACCAGCAGTACCGCGAGTTTATCGTGGAGTTGCTCAGATGCGGCATTAAGTGCAGCGCCGACCTTTTCCTGCTGGTATCCACTAATACGTTTAAGGTCCTCCTTGGATTCTACGGCTCCAGTTTGGACACCCTGGAAATGAATCTGCTTCTACTTTCGGTGCTCTCCACATGCGTCAAAATTCCCGGAGCTGTGAAAATCATGCTGGAGCACGTAGGCATTCTGTCCTGGCTGATTGGCGTCATCCGCGACACAGAGTTCCATCAGTTCGATATCATCGAGGGTGTCATCAGCATCCTCAACAATCTGTGGTATGCCTTGGCCGCGTCCCGTTCGGAACTGCCGGATTACGACCACATCCAGTTGCGAGTTTATCGTCTGGTGTTGCAGCTACTGCCGCTGCTCTCTCCACGGATATCAGTTCCTGGCTTGGGTCGCCTGCTCAACGTTCTGTGGAAAACTGGCTCGGCCTGTGGCCAGCATCGTGCCGTGTCCGCCACCCAAATGGATACCCTGCTGGAGTGCATTTCGCGGCAATGGCCCGACCAGCTGGCGAGTGTGCGTTATGTGCGGAGCTTTGGCAGCACTGGCGCCTGTTCGCGTTCCGAATACTGCGACTGGCTGGCCAAGGATCAAAAGCTCGAGGCTCCTGCCGTGCTCGCGTTGTCCAGTCTGCGGGAATTTGTCATTGACTGGGCGCAAGCGCATAAATCGGAGAGTGACGGGGAAACCAAGCTGCTGGCGGAACCAACGGAGTAG
- the LOC6729097 gene encoding retinol-binding protein pinta — protein MWSRSSSSKRQVATTDGDPERVLAQVQDLSDWLVANPQINGCNTFENLHFFLRTSKFDVERTKKKLKTFYQMRAERTEWFDNRDPQLPEIQELLKLGVFLPIGPDAEQRMVVVIRTAAHDPKLHSQNNVFKTSKMILDLLLKLDPETCARGMVAILDMQGVQLGHALQMNPKLIKRSVESWTAYPCQPKLLEFTNAPRHVNFFLNTFRIFMTPKIRSRLFVRREGTSVSCDQLPKELGGQGLSYKELSVKWKQLVEENADFYVEQDKYKSKLK, from the exons ATGTGGTCGCGCAGTAGCAGTTCCAAAAGACAAGTGGCCACCACCGACGGTGACCCCGAAAGGGTTTTGGCGCAGGTCCAGGATCTCAGCGACTGGCTCGTCGCCAATCCGCAGATAAACGGATGCAACACCTTCGAGAACCTGCACTTCTTCCTCCGCACCTCCAAGTTCGATGTGGAGCGGAccaaaaagaaactaaaaacgTTCTACCAAATGCGGGCGGAGCGCACCGAATGGTTCGATAATCGCGATCCCCAGTTACCCGAGATCCAGGAGCTACTCAAGCTGGGCGTCTTCCTACCCATCGGTCCGGATGCCGAACAAAGGATGGTGGTGGTCATACGGACAGCAGCCCACGATCCCAAGCTCCACAGCCAGAACAATGTTTTTAAG ACCAGCAAAATGATATTGGACCTGCTGCTAAAGCTCGATCCGGAGACCTGTGCCCGCGGAATGGTGGCTATTCTGGATATGCAGGGCGTTCAACTGGGGCATGCTCTCCAAATGAATCCGAAGCTCATCAAGAGATCCGTAGAAAGCTGGACCGCCTATCCATGCCAGCCCAAGCTATTGGAGTTCACCAACGCCCCGCGTCATGTGAACTTCTTTTTGAACACCTTTAG aatattcaTGACGCCTAAGATAAGATCGCGACTTTTCGTGCGTCGCGAAGGAACATCCGTGAGCTGTGATCAGTTGCCAAAGGAACTCGGTGGTCAGGGATTAAGCTATAAGGAGCTGTCTGTGAAGTGGAAGCAGTTGGTCGAGGAGAACGCCGATTTCTATGTGGAACAAGACAAATACAAAAGCAAGCTCAAGTGA
- the LOC6729099 gene encoding uncharacterized protein LOC6729099: protein MGCCFGKSKSVDLPAVPPAAAKQRSTLPEFPVSGSVTSMAPAGSGYGSGGATNAALEDD from the exons ATGGGTTGTTGTTTTG GCAAAAGTAAATCAGTCGATTTGCCCGCGGTTCCGCCGGCTGCGGCCAAACAACGCTCCACTCTGCCGGAATTCCCGGTTTCTGGATCGGTGACCAGCATGGCTCCTGCAGGATCTGGATATGGATCTGGTGGAGCCACCAATGCGGCCCTCGAGGATGACTAG